One genomic region from Lycorma delicatula isolate Av1 chromosome 9, ASM4794821v1, whole genome shotgun sequence encodes:
- the Hs3st-B gene encoding heparan sulfate 3-O sulfotransferase-B, producing the protein MYDGLPNPPPPSRDFYKDMVAGEAPEEAKHFLKIIKTKKTGVLCQGNAFKEGISAMFRHVGLSQLLLFKKHFIIVLIIAAVICYTLYISNVCLTRRLPFIVNNENSKSRLSVLTSGIVNPAQLQSQNSNNYNSATLIHIIPLLSWSQNTEHQKKFEKNETKDGAPKYRFLRQQGLRPVRRLPDALIIGVKKSGTRALLEFIRLHPDVRAAGSEVHFFDRHYKHGFNWYRRHMPPTLEGQITMEKTPSYFITKEAPSRVRKMNASTKLLVVVRDPVTRAVSDYALVASKRIGQVMRSFEQLAFINGSRSGVVNTSWGPVRIGVYARHLEQWLHYFPLQQMLFVSGERLVVDPAAEMARVQSFLGLKHVVTEKHFYFNATKGFPCLMKSEGRSTPHCLGKTKGRIHPHIQPTALERLREFYRPFNLRFYQLTGINFGWP; encoded by the exons ATGTATGATGGACTTCCAAATCCCCCTCCACCATCTCGAGATTTCTACAAGGATATGGTGGCGGGTGAAGCACCTGAAGAAGCAAAGCACTTCTTAAAGatcataaaaaccaaaaaaaccggagT ATTGTGTCAAGGTAATGCATTTAAAGAAGGAATTAGTGCTATGTTCCGACATGTTGGTCtgtcacaattattattattcaaaaaacatttcattattgttCTTATTATTGCAGCAGTTATATGTTACACTTTATACATCTCAAACGTTTGCCTTACTAGAAGACTTCCATTTATTGTGAATAAT gAAAATTCAAAGTCACGTCTTTCTGTTTTAACCTCAGGCATTGTTAATCCAGCGCAGTTACAATCacagaatagtaataattataatagtgcTACTTTAATACATATTATACCATTACTTTCTTGGTCTCAAAACACTGAACATCAAAAAAAG tttgaaaagaatgaaacaaaagatGGGGCTCCAAAGTATCGGTTTTTACGTCAGCAAGGTTTACGACCAGTTAGGCGTTTACCAGATGCTTTAATAATTGGAGTTAAAAAAAGTGGTACACGTGCATTGCTTGAATTCATTAGATTACATCCTGATGTTCGAGCAGCTGGTTCTGAAGTACATTTCTTCGATAGACATTATAAACATGGCTTCAATTGGTACAG acgTCATATGCCACCAACATTGGAAGGCCAGATTACTATGGAGAAAACACctagttattttataacaaaagaagCACCTAGTAGGGTTCGCAAAATGAATGCATCTACTAAACTGTTAGTTGTTGTCAGGGATCCAGTTACCAGAGCTGTATCAGATTATGCACTGGTAGCAAG taaaaggaTTGGCCAAGTAATGCGTAGTTTTGAACAGTTAGCATTCATCAATGGTTCCCGTTCAGGTGTTGTTAATACATCATGGGGGCCAGTTCGGATCGGAGTATATGCAAGACATCTTGAGCAGTGGTTACATTATTTTCCATTACAACAAATGTTATTCGTCAGTGGTGAAAGATTAGTTGTCGATCCTGCTGCTGAAATGGCAAGAgttcag agtTTTCTTGGATTGAAACATGTTgtaactgaaaaacatttttatttcaacgcAACAAAGGGTTTTCCTTGTTTAATGAAATCTGAAGGCCGTTCAACTCCACATTGTCTAGGTAAAACAAAAGGTCGAATTCATCCACATATCCAGCCTACTGCATTAGAACGTTTACGTGAATTTTATAGACCGTTTAATCTTCGGTTTTATCAGTTAACAGGCATTAACTTTGGATGGCCTTAA